A genomic segment from Flexistipes sp. encodes:
- a CDS encoding septal ring lytic transglycosylase RlpA family protein → MKKLLLFSLTTFILISCGTKVQQVPPSADYEDVTYGRPYIIHGIKYYPMSYVSDFEQVGYASWYGTEEHGTPTANGEIYDMYANTAAHKTLPLGSMVHVKNLENGRTTVVRINDRGPFIKGRIIDLSYTGAKKIGIVDKGVAKVKITLLSEARDRLVVDGHDVDLDKRKFAVQIGSFTVYANAERLVEKHSNAAITKFRKNGNIFYRVRIRNFDNRGEAENFIDEYSRQYPGAFIVAED, encoded by the coding sequence ATGAAAAAATTACTTCTGTTTAGCTTAACAACATTTATTCTAATCTCATGCGGCACAAAAGTCCAGCAAGTCCCTCCGTCTGCTGACTACGAGGATGTGACATACGGCAGACCATATATTATACACGGAATAAAATACTACCCGATGTCATATGTATCCGATTTTGAACAGGTGGGTTACGCCTCCTGGTACGGAACTGAAGAGCACGGAACCCCTACAGCCAACGGCGAGATTTATGACATGTACGCAAATACTGCCGCTCACAAAACACTTCCTTTGGGCAGCATGGTTCATGTTAAGAATCTTGAAAACGGCAGAACAACAGTTGTAAGAATTAACGACAGAGGCCCGTTTATCAAAGGGCGAATTATAGATTTGTCTTATACCGGAGCAAAAAAAATAGGCATTGTGGACAAAGGTGTGGCTAAAGTGAAAATAACGCTTCTTTCAGAAGCAAGGGACAGGCTCGTGGTGGACGGTCATGATGTAGACCTTGATAAACGAAAATTTGCCGTACAAATCGGCTCTTTTACAGTTTATGCGAATGCAGAAAGACTTGTTGAAAAACATAGCAATGCAGCCATCACCAAATTCAGGAAGAACGGAAATATTTTTTATCGTGTCCGTATCAGAAATTTCGACAACCGGGGTGAAGCGGAAAATTTTATCGATGAATACAGCCGACAGTATCCCGGCGCGTTTATTGTTGCAGAGGACTAA
- the uvrC gene encoding excinuclease ABC subunit UvrC, with amino-acid sequence MNRPDMNAIPDKPGVYLFKDRKEQIIYVGKALSLRRRLASYFDSSPKPVKTERMLKRASSLDYIITNNEVEALLLEANMIKTEKPRYNILLKDSKGYPYIKVTREDFPRVMFTRSTSEEKADYFGPFVQAQNLRGILKSLLKVFPLRSCTDTRFRQGKTCINYQIKRCKGPCEGLISKTEYNKIVSEIRDFFKGNMEKLQSTLKNEMESYAEKLMFEEAAEVRNRMQSLGKLFTNQKIVMENDKHIDCFVFGRHKEIDYVTQCFVRSGKLIGLNTKIIEDREYLGDDVSYVMQFYSTLRQFPEELFVYPQPAGNDSRVLSSALNKLSGKDIVIRQRGLGNLVPVAQNNGINFVEKYIENKDTVHQMTERFKKVLHLDNDIKTIQCVDISHLSGEMTVGASVFWDKSRGFVKNNYRKYNLKNLSNNDVEAVYQLVKRKAENIAQGSEEGSDIYIIDGGIAQLNAAVKAFGETGMNANVCSISKGRSRSGEKFDSAESIEEIHFPGRKNSIRLKRNDKALLLAAKMRDEAHRFVITALRQKALKNYKKSPLLQIDGLGEKRLKILLTEFPDIYSNFELTAEEIAEKCSIPLNICERVLRFVKKSQY; translated from the coding sequence TTGAATAGACCGGATATGAATGCGATTCCGGATAAGCCGGGTGTTTATCTTTTTAAAGACCGAAAGGAGCAGATCATTTATGTGGGGAAAGCTCTTTCTCTGAGGAGGCGTCTGGCTTCGTATTTTGACAGCTCACCTAAACCTGTAAAAACAGAAAGAATGCTTAAAAGAGCGTCATCTCTGGATTATATTATTACCAACAATGAAGTTGAAGCTTTGCTGCTTGAAGCCAATATGATTAAAACGGAAAAGCCGAGATACAATATTCTCCTGAAGGATTCCAAAGGGTATCCGTACATCAAAGTTACCAGAGAAGATTTTCCACGTGTTATGTTTACAAGAAGCACCTCCGAAGAGAAAGCAGATTACTTCGGCCCCTTTGTTCAGGCTCAGAATCTAAGAGGGATACTCAAAAGCCTCTTGAAAGTTTTTCCGCTGCGCTCATGTACAGACACTCGATTCAGGCAGGGGAAAACGTGCATCAATTATCAGATCAAACGCTGCAAAGGCCCTTGTGAGGGATTGATATCCAAAACGGAATATAATAAAATTGTCTCTGAAATAAGAGATTTTTTCAAAGGTAACATGGAAAAACTTCAAAGTACGTTAAAAAATGAGATGGAAAGTTATGCTGAAAAACTGATGTTTGAAGAGGCTGCAGAAGTCAGGAACAGGATGCAGTCTCTGGGAAAGTTGTTTACAAACCAAAAAATTGTGATGGAAAACGACAAGCATATTGACTGCTTTGTTTTCGGAAGGCACAAGGAAATTGATTATGTAACTCAGTGTTTTGTAAGAAGCGGCAAGCTGATAGGATTGAATACTAAAATTATTGAAGACCGAGAATACCTTGGGGATGACGTTTCCTATGTAATGCAGTTTTACAGTACACTCAGGCAGTTCCCTGAAGAGTTGTTTGTTTACCCGCAGCCTGCAGGAAATGACAGCAGAGTTCTCAGCAGTGCTCTCAATAAACTTTCCGGTAAAGATATCGTTATAAGGCAGAGAGGGTTGGGTAATCTTGTGCCCGTTGCCCAAAACAACGGTATTAATTTTGTTGAAAAATACATCGAAAATAAAGATACCGTTCATCAAATGACTGAAAGGTTTAAGAAAGTACTGCATCTTGATAATGATATAAAAACAATACAGTGTGTGGATATATCTCATCTTTCCGGAGAAATGACCGTGGGTGCCTCAGTCTTTTGGGATAAAAGCAGGGGTTTTGTGAAAAATAACTACCGCAAATATAATCTGAAAAATCTGTCAAATAATGACGTGGAAGCTGTATATCAGCTTGTCAAAAGGAAAGCTGAAAACATAGCACAGGGCAGCGAGGAAGGCAGTGATATTTACATTATTGACGGCGGGATTGCACAACTGAACGCTGCGGTGAAAGCTTTTGGAGAAACCGGTATGAATGCTAATGTATGTTCCATTTCCAAGGGAAGAAGCAGGTCAGGTGAAAAATTTGATTCTGCAGAATCGATTGAGGAGATTCATTTTCCAGGGAGAAAAAATTCAATACGCCTGAAAAGAAACGACAAAGCATTGCTCCTGGCTGCAAAAATGCGGGACGAAGCACACCGGTTTGTAATTACAGCATTGAGGCAAAAAGCTCTGAAAAATTATAAAAAATCTCCCCTTCTTCAGATAGATGGTTTGGGGGAGAAAAGGCTGAAAATTCTTCTGACAGAATTCCCGGATATCTATTCAAATTTCGAACTAACAGCTGAGGAAATAGCGGAAAAATGCAGTATTCCTCTTAATATCTGTGAAAGGGTTCTTAGGTTTGTAAAAAAATCTCAATATTAA
- a CDS encoding TAXI family TRAP transporter solute-binding subunit, with protein sequence MRKLVLLSLVLCFSLVFSLPVFSKTFVTIGTGGVTGVYYPTGGAISKMVNSKADEYGIKATVESTGGSVYNINAVLAGNLAFGICQSDRQYQAVHGLAEWKKRGPQEDLRSVFSIHPESVTLVASVASGIKSPEDLKGKRVNLGNPGSGQLQNSKDVLSAFGMTPEDVQAAYVKAVEAPGLLQDERLDAFFYTVGHPAGNIKEATSGRIKVRIVPVDGEPIEKLIEKKPYYAIGKIDMANYPMAANADAGMVPSLGVKATFVTRASLDEDIVYAITKEVFENFEQFKSLHPAYSVLSKKDMLMGLSAPLHKGAVKYYKEAGLLEYVNPDLY encoded by the coding sequence ATGAGAAAATTAGTATTACTGTCACTTGTGTTATGTTTCTCCCTGGTATTCAGTCTGCCTGTATTTTCAAAGACGTTCGTAACCATCGGAACAGGCGGCGTTACCGGCGTTTACTATCCCACAGGCGGTGCCATTTCCAAAATGGTTAACAGTAAAGCCGATGAATATGGCATTAAAGCCACAGTCGAATCAACGGGCGGCTCCGTTTATAACATCAATGCCGTGCTTGCCGGTAACCTGGCATTTGGTATTTGTCAGTCAGACAGACAGTACCAAGCGGTACACGGACTGGCTGAGTGGAAGAAAAGAGGGCCTCAGGAAGATCTCAGATCAGTATTCTCTATTCACCCTGAATCGGTAACCCTCGTTGCTTCTGTAGCAAGCGGAATCAAATCTCCCGAAGATCTTAAGGGTAAAAGGGTTAACCTTGGAAACCCCGGTTCCGGCCAGCTTCAGAACTCCAAAGATGTTTTGTCAGCTTTCGGCATGACTCCTGAAGATGTTCAGGCAGCTTATGTCAAGGCAGTTGAAGCACCCGGTCTTCTGCAGGATGAAAGACTTGACGCTTTCTTCTACACAGTGGGACACCCGGCAGGAAACATCAAAGAAGCCACATCAGGCAGAATAAAAGTCAGAATTGTTCCTGTGGATGGTGAGCCTATCGAAAAACTTATTGAGAAGAAACCTTATTATGCAATAGGTAAAATCGATATGGCCAATTACCCCATGGCAGCAAATGCAGATGCCGGAATGGTTCCTTCTCTCGGCGTAAAGGCAACATTCGTCACACGTGCAAGCCTGGATGAAGACATCGTTTACGCTATTACAAAAGAGGTTTTTGAAAACTTTGAGCAGTTTAAAAGCTTGCACCCGGCATACTCAGTCCTGAGTAAAAAAGATATGCTTATGGGCCTTTCCGCTCCACTTCATAAAGGAGCTGTAAAGTATTACAAGGAAGCAGGGCTGCTGGAATACGTAAACCCTGATCTTTATTAA
- a CDS encoding TRAP transporter permease — protein MAKNKHKSAEDYLKEESGEFRELKKFEKILINVVALAWTIFQLLLPSFLMINSTWVRCIHLAFALTLAYLMLPMFKYPKNKFTKFLSPLNKIGYLDYVFAIIAPVVATYLIWEWQDLLFRAGLPNLQDVIFGLALVILLLEATRRSIGTPLSVIALLFSLYGFFAESMPGVFAFKNVTIEKYVSQISLSTEGILGIPIGVSATIVFLFVLMGAMLDRAGAGQYFIDLAVSLLGRFRGGPAKASVVASGLSGMVSGSSIANVVTTGTFTIPLMKKVGYLPRKAAAVEVAASTNGQLMPPIMGAAAFIIAEYCNVSYIEVIKAAAVPAFASYAALFYITHLEACKLGIRGMTKEELPEFKKTFLSGLHYLIPIIWLIYELVVIRHSPQLAAYNTVLLLIVIIFYQEIKKAFTEKTGFVNGIKNSIYLVGSGFITGAKNMVGVALATASAGIVVGIVSLGLGGMITQIVDVLAQGNIYLLLLITAVASLLLGMGLPTTANYIVMASLTAPIIVQVGADYGFVVPLLAAHLFVFFFGILADDTPPVGLAAYAASAIADSPPISTGVQGFLYDIRTAIIPFMFIFNHDLILDGINTWTFGLFIFAMTLMASLIFSSAVQGWFLTKNKLFELPILLASSLLFYRPGIVTDIFNLNDDWKYYFYGLAFAILLIVVATQKFRISRGAPT, from the coding sequence ATGGCTAAAAACAAACACAAATCAGCTGAAGACTATCTCAAGGAAGAATCCGGGGAATTCAGAGAACTAAAAAAATTTGAAAAAATATTAATAAATGTTGTGGCACTTGCATGGACAATATTCCAGCTTCTTTTACCAAGTTTTCTTATGATTAACAGCACATGGGTCAGATGCATACACCTGGCTTTTGCCCTGACTTTGGCTTATCTTATGCTTCCGATGTTCAAATATCCGAAAAACAAATTTACCAAATTTTTATCTCCTCTTAATAAAATAGGTTATCTTGACTATGTTTTTGCAATTATTGCCCCTGTTGTGGCAACTTATTTGATATGGGAATGGCAGGACTTATTGTTTCGTGCCGGGCTTCCCAATCTGCAGGATGTAATATTCGGTCTTGCTCTTGTCATTCTTCTGTTGGAGGCAACACGAAGATCAATAGGCACACCCCTTTCGGTAATTGCTCTTTTATTCTCACTGTATGGTTTTTTTGCAGAAAGCATGCCCGGAGTATTTGCTTTCAAAAATGTAACCATTGAAAAATATGTAAGCCAGATATCCCTTTCAACTGAGGGAATTTTAGGCATCCCCATAGGGGTATCGGCCACCATTGTTTTTCTCTTTGTTCTTATGGGAGCAATGCTGGACAGAGCAGGAGCAGGACAGTATTTTATAGACCTGGCGGTATCGCTTTTGGGAAGATTCAGAGGGGGACCTGCAAAAGCTTCCGTTGTGGCAAGCGGGCTGAGCGGAATGGTTTCCGGTTCCAGTATTGCCAACGTTGTAACCACCGGTACATTCACAATACCTTTGATGAAAAAAGTCGGCTACCTGCCTCGAAAAGCGGCCGCTGTTGAAGTTGCTGCCAGCACAAACGGTCAGCTTATGCCGCCCATCATGGGAGCTGCGGCTTTTATTATCGCCGAATACTGCAATGTTTCCTATATCGAGGTCATCAAAGCGGCTGCTGTGCCGGCTTTTGCTTCATACGCCGCCCTTTTTTACATAACGCATCTTGAAGCATGCAAACTGGGTATCAGAGGAATGACAAAGGAAGAACTGCCGGAGTTTAAAAAAACCTTTCTTTCCGGGCTGCATTATCTTATACCTATCATCTGGCTAATCTATGAATTGGTGGTTATCAGACATTCCCCGCAGCTGGCTGCCTATAATACAGTTTTGCTGCTTATCGTTATAATCTTTTATCAGGAAATCAAAAAAGCTTTTACTGAAAAAACAGGTTTTGTCAACGGTATCAAGAACAGTATATATCTTGTGGGAAGCGGTTTTATAACCGGTGCCAAAAATATGGTGGGCGTTGCTCTTGCAACAGCGTCAGCAGGTATTGTAGTAGGCATTGTTTCCCTCGGGCTCGGCGGAATGATAACACAAATCGTCGATGTACTTGCACAGGGAAATATATATCTGCTGCTTTTAATTACCGCGGTGGCCAGTCTGCTCCTGGGTATGGGTCTTCCCACCACAGCAAACTACATCGTCATGGCATCTCTTACGGCGCCTATTATCGTACAGGTGGGAGCTGACTACGGATTTGTAGTTCCGTTGCTTGCTGCTCATCTTTTCGTATTTTTCTTCGGGATTCTTGCAGACGACACGCCTCCGGTGGGGCTGGCGGCTTACGCTGCCTCTGCCATTGCAGATTCACCCCCCATATCTACAGGGGTGCAGGGATTTTTATATGATATAAGAACGGCAATAATACCTTTTATGTTTATCTTTAACCATGACCTTATACTGGATGGGATAAATACATGGACATTCGGTCTGTTCATTTTTGCAATGACATTAATGGCTTCTTTGATTTTCTCAAGTGCCGTACAGGGATGGTTTCTGACAAAAAACAAACTCTTTGAACTGCCTATACTTCTTGCATCCAGTTTGCTGTTTTACAGACCGGGCATTGTCACAGATATTTTCAATTTAAATGATGACTGGAAATATTACTTTTACGGTCTAGCGTTTGCCATTCTCTTAATAGTTGTTGCTACACAGAAATTCAGGATAAGCAGGGGTGCTCCGACTTAA
- a CDS encoding universal stress protein — protein MSIYKNILVMTDFSADSDNAVKTAGVMAKKLGAKLFILHVIHDESKLNTYISSRIYNTIKEMIDKETAELYEKMDDRIPEITGVDYKKILRRGVPSEECLLEIDKGDYDLVVIGSHGKSGLKKFVMGSTAEKVLKKSPISVHVTKNPAQ, from the coding sequence ATGAGTATATACAAAAACATACTTGTGATGACCGATTTTTCAGCTGACTCAGACAATGCTGTAAAAACTGCCGGGGTTATGGCAAAGAAACTCGGGGCAAAGCTTTTTATTTTGCATGTTATCCATGATGAGAGCAAGCTTAATACGTACATCTCAAGCCGGATTTACAACACAATTAAGGAAATGATTGATAAGGAAACCGCTGAACTTTATGAGAAGATGGATGACAGAATCCCTGAGATTACCGGTGTGGATTATAAAAAAATATTACGGCGCGGTGTTCCGTCCGAAGAGTGTCTGCTTGAGATAGACAAGGGGGATTACGATCTTGTTGTTATAGGTTCCCACGGCAAAAGCGGGCTGAAAAAATTTGTGATGGGGAGTACCGCTGAGAAAGTGCTTAAAAAATCCCCTATCAGCGTCCATGTTACAAAAAATCCTGCTCAGTAA
- a CDS encoding DUF493 domain-containing protein, whose amino-acid sequence MANRFDELMEFPSIYTFKIIGKNSGTFKKDVQNLKTEDREWEQTESLSKSDNYISFRLTTVIENSDELEYFYRHISKIRDLHFYV is encoded by the coding sequence TTGGCTAACAGGTTTGACGAATTGATGGAGTTTCCATCTATTTACACCTTTAAAATTATTGGAAAAAATTCAGGAACATTTAAAAAAGATGTTCAGAATTTAAAGACTGAGGACAGGGAATGGGAGCAAACCGAATCACTCAGCAAAAGTGATAACTATATCAGCTTCAGGCTTACCACGGTAATTGAGAATTCGGACGAGCTGGAATACTTTTACAGACATATAAGCAAAATAAGGGATTTGCATTTTTACGTTTAA
- a CDS encoding NfeD family protein, protein MRKLILLLLSLFVFSSAISYAETFEKAFTIKIDGVITGYTHKYISLALNNAEKNNGVLIIKLDTPGGLLGATRNIVQTILESETPVITYVSPQGARAGSAGSFIVLASHYSAMSEGSNIGAAHPVSFTGEDIKGDMAEKIVNDTVAFIKSIAEKRNRNAEVAAKMVTESLSLTASQALEKNIVDSVVNSEELLLKKAADKLNISENVKVKQLKPTTLQKTAFFLSNPNVLVLLLMIGVFAIILEFNLPGTFIFAGVGAVAIILFLFGINIIPINFLSLLLVITGFGLLIAEMFIPSFGLLTLASIVSMVFGLYLMFDRQGNMGIHVSVWLILSLVLGIVAVAAVIGRLILKDFKRKPAAGMDNLIGMKGRVMAFGNGSGKVFVNGEIWNFLSDEELEENEEVVITGYDNMTLTAGKKDKGGSVG, encoded by the coding sequence ATGAGAAAATTAATCTTACTTTTACTATCCCTTTTTGTTTTTTCCTCAGCTATTTCTTATGCTGAAACCTTTGAGAAAGCTTTTACTATTAAAATAGACGGTGTTATTACGGGATATACGCACAAATATATTTCGCTGGCGCTTAATAATGCTGAAAAGAATAATGGAGTGCTTATTATTAAGCTGGACACTCCCGGCGGGCTTCTGGGAGCCACGAGGAATATAGTCCAAACAATTCTTGAATCCGAGACTCCGGTGATAACATATGTGTCTCCTCAGGGAGCAAGGGCAGGTTCTGCCGGCAGCTTTATAGTGCTGGCCTCACACTATTCGGCAATGTCTGAAGGAAGCAATATAGGTGCGGCTCATCCGGTGAGCTTTACAGGTGAAGATATCAAAGGGGACATGGCTGAGAAAATTGTCAATGACACAGTGGCTTTTATAAAGTCCATAGCCGAAAAACGAAACCGTAATGCTGAAGTGGCTGCAAAAATGGTGACGGAATCGCTGAGTCTCACAGCTTCTCAGGCTTTGGAAAAAAATATTGTTGACAGCGTTGTTAATTCCGAAGAATTACTTTTGAAAAAAGCGGCAGATAAGCTAAATATCTCCGAAAATGTAAAGGTTAAGCAGCTGAAGCCAACCACTCTCCAGAAAACAGCTTTTTTTCTGAGTAATCCGAATGTGCTTGTTTTGCTGTTAATGATAGGAGTTTTCGCTATAATTTTGGAATTCAATCTGCCCGGGACATTTATTTTTGCAGGAGTAGGGGCAGTGGCGATAATACTGTTTCTCTTCGGCATCAATATTATACCGATAAATTTTTTGAGTTTACTATTGGTAATTACAGGTTTCGGCCTTTTGATAGCAGAAATGTTTATACCCAGTTTCGGGCTTTTAACATTGGCTTCCATTGTAAGTATGGTCTTTGGTTTATATTTAATGTTTGACAGGCAGGGGAATATGGGAATACATGTGTCGGTGTGGTTGATTTTATCACTTGTGCTTGGTATCGTGGCGGTGGCGGCTGTTATCGGAAGACTGATTTTAAAGGATTTTAAAAGGAAACCAGCAGCCGGGATGGACAATCTAATAGGGATGAAAGGTCGTGTAATGGCCTTTGGAAACGGCAGTGGAAAAGTCTTCGTGAACGGTGAAATTTGGAATTTCTTATCCGATGAGGAGCTTGAAGAAAATGAGGAAGTGGTGATAACAGGTTACGATAATATGACACTTACTGCCGGGAAAAAAGATAAAGGAGGAAGTGTTGGCTAA
- the trmB gene encoding tRNA (guanosine(46)-N7)-methyltransferase TrmB, giving the protein MQSELSERRLQKLELNFEDNLYIYSDSIKDQLLPFTDYETISLNDFFKDNNRLNVEIGIGNGEFLAHLAENYPDENFLGFEVVKRVFKKAVSRIQRKRLENVKLIHYDGSFFVSLLPEKSVSNFYINFPDPWPKKKHHKRRLLKTPFLKLLARKLKNRGTLYMVTDHENYAKEIMTNLIPVDDLTSAFKSVYVNELVDYYPTKYYRKFANPGSVFFFKMKKL; this is encoded by the coding sequence ATGCAATCTGAATTGAGTGAACGTCGACTTCAAAAACTTGAACTGAATTTTGAAGATAATTTGTATATTTATTCTGATAGCATCAAGGATCAGCTGCTCCCTTTTACCGATTACGAGACGATTAGTCTTAATGATTTTTTTAAGGATAACAATAGACTGAATGTTGAGATTGGTATCGGCAACGGCGAGTTCCTTGCACACTTGGCTGAAAATTATCCTGATGAGAATTTTTTAGGTTTTGAAGTCGTGAAGAGGGTTTTTAAAAAAGCAGTTTCACGTATTCAGAGAAAGCGTCTGGAAAATGTGAAGCTCATTCATTATGACGGGAGTTTTTTTGTGAGCCTGCTGCCGGAGAAAAGTGTAAGCAACTTTTATATAAATTTTCCAGACCCGTGGCCCAAAAAGAAACATCATAAAAGAAGACTCCTGAAAACCCCTTTTTTAAAACTTTTAGCCAGGAAGCTTAAAAATCGCGGCACCCTGTATATGGTTACCGACCATGAAAATTATGCAAAGGAAATTATGACAAATCTTATTCCTGTGGATGATTTAACTTCAGCGTTCAAAAGTGTTTATGTTAATGAGCTGGTTGATTATTACCCAACGAAATATTACAGGAAGTTTGCGAATCCCGGCAGTGTATTCTTTTTCAAAATGAAGAAGTTATAA
- a CDS encoding DUF1858 domain-containing protein yields MSITKDQLIADILKENPGSVEVFEKFNMGCVSCLGVQNETLEKGCTMHGLDVNEVLKELKKIEKK; encoded by the coding sequence ATGAGCATTACAAAAGATCAGTTGATAGCGGATATTTTAAAGGAGAATCCGGGAAGTGTGGAGGTTTTCGAAAAATTTAACATGGGGTGCGTAAGCTGTCTGGGCGTTCAGAATGAAACCCTTGAAAAGGGGTGCACTATGCACGGCCTTGATGTGAATGAAGTGTTGAAAGAGTTGAAAAAAATAGAAAAAAAGTAA
- the rpmB gene encoding 50S ribosomal protein L28, with amino-acid sequence MAKRCDICGKGPMFGSTISHAHNVSKRVFYPNVHKMKVLDENGKITRKKVCTKCLKSGKVRKA; translated from the coding sequence ATGGCAAAAAGATGCGATATCTGCGGGAAAGGCCCGATGTTCGGCAGTACAATCAGTCACGCTCACAATGTAAGCAAAAGGGTTTTTTATCCTAATGTACATAAGATGAAAGTTCTGGATGAGAACGGCAAAATCACCAGAAAAAAAGTTTGTACAAAATGTCTGAAATCCGGGAAAGTTCGTAAAGCTTAA